Genomic segment of Rhinoraja longicauda isolate Sanriku21f chromosome 4, sRhiLon1.1, whole genome shotgun sequence:
CCTGTAGACTAATGCAGAGGGAGCAACAGCTGCAACACCCAAGAAAAATTTAATTGACCAGTTCTTTGGTATAGAATATGAAACCACGTATCcttttcttaaaaataaatcCAGGGCCGAACTGTTGGGAAGTTGGAAAAATATTAGAACTGCTTTTATGCAATTTTAGGTCATTGTTGTATTGCAGCACCGGAGGTGGAATTTTGGCCAAATTCTCCCGGGCatctaggtacatggataagaaagcttcagatggatacgggccaaatgcaggtaaatgggactagcttagatgggacgagttgggccaaaagacatgtttccatgctgtatgactctgacctgTGGTTGGAAAGGCTCTTTTGTACAAAACCTTGTCAGTCTTATGCCAAAAGACTGTGGTAGGGAACACATTGAAAGAAATTGGTCTGAGGGCAGGCATGCTGTAATACAAAATTTTAATCCTGTTCAAGATACAAGGGAGTTCTTTATCTGTTGCTTTGACAGCACTGTTTTCTGACAGTACTGTCTTTCAGGTTTATCCTTAATAACTTCCATAAAGCATGAAGTGTACAGAGACTGAAGATGAGGATGTCACAAAAGGCAAGGAGACTCAGCTTCAACTTAGTTGTTTCATAAATCAAGAAGTCAAATATCTATTCACAGGACTAAAGCTGGTAAGTACTAAAAGTTCCAATTTGTAAAGGCGCCAAAATAAACCCAAACTAAAGATCGGTTAAAGTATGAGAAAACAGATGGATTGAAAATCACTTTATTATTAAATGCCTGTACAATTAAAATGTAATGCTTTATTGTAATTACAAGTATTTCAGTTTTTGTAGCTGAAAATTGCCTAAGTATTGTCAAAACTGCACCAATGTACTAGATCTGCAAATAAATTTATTTTTACTTTGTCAGCGTCTTCAAGAGGAAATCACCAAGCATTCTCCTACGTTGCAAAGAAATGCCTTGTATATCAAATCTGTAAGTATAATAAGTTGataaatggttaaaaaaaatatactgctggagcaactcagcgggtcaggcatcatctcctgagaacatggatagatgaagttttggatcaggtcccttcagactgagggtgggaaagaaagctggaagaaaagaTGGGCAGgcacaaagcctagcaagtaacaggtggaaacaggtgaagagggctttaataaacagatggttggacaaaggccagagatgagaaggcagaaggtgtgagacaaaaggattgaagagttgtgcattgtgaagcgagaggagggaatgtaggtggaaggggaggggagaaacggGTGGGGAGCGGTTAATTGTTTGCTAAaattgaggtgctcttcctccagtttgcgtgtgatcTCATTCtgccaatggagaaggcccaggacagtatggcagtgggaagagaagttAAAATAGTTAACAACTGAGAGATGCATTAAGCCTTGCCGGCCGAggcaagtgtttggcgaaatggCCACCGATACTACTCGGTCTCACTGATGTATagaaggccacatcgggaacaccagataCAGTAGATTATGTCAGAGCAGGTGCACATGAATCTCTTTCTCATCTGGAAAGTCTGATGGGATCCTAAATGGAGatgaaggaggaggtataggaacaggtataggaacaggtgttgcagagggcagtacctggggaggggtagtttgggtggaaaGTGATGAGCGAACCAAGGAGTTGCTGAAGGAACGGTCTCCTCAGAAGCTGGGAATGAGGTGGGGATGCAAAGATGTGACTGATGGCTAATCAGTTTGGatgtgacggaaatgtcggagaatgatgtgttacTGGTGGGGTAAAAGTAAGGATCAGAGgaattctatccttgttacgtttgaggtgagagtgagtgagagcagAGCCGCGGGACACAGGAGACGTTGTATAAATGGTTATATTTGTGGATGAAGAGAGCATTTGATGATGGATTGCCTGTTGATTAAATGTGAACTTTAATAAAAGTTTTGCTGCTTACAGGCATGAATGTTTGCTGAGGAGTTGATCATGGAATTGAAAATTGTGCAATCATTGCGGACATCCCTAATGTTGATCTTGTGATAGACTATATAGTAGTTACACAAATTGAACAAATGATTATGGTTTTTTATTGGGTAAATCTGTTGTGAAATATAACACGCTGTGTTCTGACTGAAATTTACTGACTGTAAacattttttcttttaatttagtCTAAAATATGCCGCTTACCTGCCTACCTGACAGTTCAGATGGTGAGGTTTTTCTACAAGGAAAAAGAGTCTGTAAATGCCAAAGTTCTCAAGGTTTGTACTTGTAATCTATTGACAGACCACAGCACATTTGGAAGGACAATTTCTGCATTTACTTCTCCGGATCTCCATTTCATTGAGTGATCTTGGTTTAATGTTTTAAGCAATTCATTTTTTTAGGTTGCAAAGCAGACACTGGTGCTTTGGAAACGAATTCAATTAAAATAATGCAAATAGCGGCTTGAATTACacccacacacaaaaaaaaattatggCTATCCTTTATTAAATTAGCTGCAATGTGCTTGTTACTATAGTTAACATGGATAACAAGTATTTAATTGATTACAGGCGCCGCTGCTCTGAGTATTTTCAGGTTCTATTGATCTGTCCAAGCTTACTGGAGTCAAACTTGGCTGGGAGAGTTAGAcatcattactggaaacattattttacAAATTTCATGTCCCTTTTCTCTTAAGATGGAATAATTTGTTATTTAAGTTTACTCGAGTTAAACTTGGCAGGGATAGTTAGACACGATTACTCTTTTCCAAATTTTGTGTCCCTTCTCACTTAAAATAGAATAATTGGAAATTTAAATTTACTGAATCAAATGAAAAAGAAGAAACTGATTTCCATTGTGTGGGATTATTTTGATAACAACGCAAGACACCACCGAGTGAATGATGGCACTTGCAGTCTGCAGATATAGTTTAGTGTCAGATATTAATATATCAGATATAAATTTccttggtgtgggacgaataaaggaatatattatattacagATAATCTCACTCCTCCGCATCTGCAGACTGTTCCTCTGATATTCTTTTTATGTGTACTTTACTAAAAGGAACTCTCAGTTGACAGCAGTTTTTGATTGATCACTGTATCAGTAGGTAAAAGTAAATTTCCTGTTCATTGTATTAAAAATTCTACTAAATTGTATTAATTCTCAAACATCTTTTTCTCTACTGTGTAAGTAATCCTACTTTTAAATGGATTAGGCCAGCCATCTTGCCTTCTACCTGGGGCTTCCCTCTTGATACTTTTACAATTTAACAAACTTACATGCTGATTATTAGCGTTGGCAATGGCGATTTCAGTTTTTGGTGTTCAAATGATAGCTTTGCGGTAAACGTTTTGCATGTATTTGGCTTTAGTTATTGTCATTGTTAGATTTTGCTGCATAGCATTTTAACAAATGAATGCGCATTAGAAATCTTTGGAGTTGAAGGCATATTAATGTATTAGTAATTTAGTTTTGCAATTGTAAATTGAAAATGTGTTTTGTAATTGTCTTCAGGATGTCAAGTTTCCTTTAATGCTGGATGTATATGAACTATGTGTACCAAGCCTACAAGAAAATATGGTTCCACATAGGTTAAAATTCAAGGAAGAGGAAGACCGAAAGGTTGATATGCAGACAAAGGTAAATTAAGGCCTATTCTTGTAACTTATTGTAATAGTTGTTTGTGCAGTAAATTCTtgctcttttttagtttagtttagagatatagcactgaaacaggccctttggcccaccgagtccatgcggaccagcgatccctgcatattaacattatcctacacaaactagggacaatttttacatttacctgccaatttatctacatacctgtacatctttggagtgtgggaggaaaccaaagatctcggagaaaacctatgaaaatatggggagaacgtacaaactccgtaaagacagcatccgtagttgggattgaacccgggtctctggcgctgcaactttactgctgtgccaccgtgcctctgcAGAACAAGTTTGCACAACTTCAGAATtgaaaattctgaagaagggtctcgtcccgaaacgtcacccattccttctctctagaaatgctgcctgtcccgttgagttactccagctttttgtgtcttatcttcagaacagaatagaaaaaaaacatatttctCATTTTCTACGTCAGTCATTCAATAGAATTTGAAAAATATAATACAATGGATGCAATTTTTTATGCTATAACCATGTCTTGCAAAATTGATTTCTTCAAACTATTTCCATAATTGCAATTTAAGAATTAATGAAAGAAGACTTCCCACTCCTTAAACTGGGCAACATTTGTTCCAAAAGGAAAATTCATTTTATCTATTCCTCTGCACTTTGTTCCTTGTATCTTGTACCACTTCATATTCAGAAGAAGCATAGTGTATTGGGAATACCTGCACTATGAAACACCAGCATAATTGAGACATTCCGAATTTCAGATTTCATATAGAGGACAAAATTTGAATGCCCTGCTGTATTGAATCACATTGAACTCTGACACTGGTTTATGGAGAATTGGTTGCCAATATTTTAGCAGAATTTCATATAACTTATTTTCAAAGAACAAAGTTTATTAACCTGGTGGTAAACTTTGTATATATTACAGTCAAACATATGTTTTAGCAAGTTTTATTTGAGTCAtattaatgcattttatttactcAACAATCATTCATAATcactaaaatttgataagcactgCTGTGATTACATGTTCATTTGTTATTATTAGACTGACACTAAAAATGGAAGTGGAGAGCCAAAAGATATCAAGTATGAGCCATTTTATTTCCCTGATGGTAAGTGGATTACTACTTTGCTTCCAATGTGAAGCTTTTTTGGTATTCTGCAGAGTAATCGATAATTACGGAAGTTGAAAGCTGTCAGATTGTAGCAACATCCAGCACTTACTTTAGGCTGTGCAGCAATACTTTGGTTTGCAGTGAAAACATTTGTAACATGCGGCTAAGTAGCCTGGAGAAACAGTTTGCTTTTTCTCTCCTGGAACAACTGTTCTGGATATGCTGAATGAGCTGGAAGTTTTTCCCAGGTCTGgaggtattttattttatattaaaaaacGAGGTAGAAAGGAAGTTATGATTGCTGTAAGTGTTggtataacattttaaaatacaattttgcaacattttcttGAAGTCAATTTAGGACGCCTTTCAAGTCCAAACTATACCATCTGCAACCGAGCTGCTGTTTCTACTTGTCACAAAATTGGTCTGAGTTAAACTAGTAAATGCATGTACTGAGGTAGTGTCTGGTCCGTTTAGTGTCTTCTCAAAGCACCAAGTATAACTAAGATTAGAAATGTAATAGTATAGGAATTAAATGTGTTATTTTTTCCATTATAGTTAAGAATATACTATGAACATTGTTTTATTTGAACAGATTTAGGCTCCAATAACAGTGGATACTACGACCTTATGGCAGTGCTAACGCATCAAGGCAGATCCAGTTCATCTGGTCATTATGTAGCTTGGGTTAGAAGAAAATCAGGTACTTTTTCTTGCTTAATACAATCACATTGCATGATCTAAATGTTAGGAGGAGGTTTTTCTTCCTGCTCAATGTCAAACTAAGCAATTCAACATTGCTATCATTTTAGATGAAATGTGACCCTTGGCAGCCTTTGTGGGCTTCATTCATAAACCTCTAATTTTATATGTGTATGAGTTTTTGTGGGTTTTAGCCACAGCGGTTGCACATCTTGCTTgttgcacctgcattccgtgctgAAATGACAATTTTGAAATAAATTTAGACATCAGTCCTTGAGACCTGCGTGTAAATCTGTATGGCAACAGATGTTTGTGTTCTTAAATGTGAAGGTTCCCATTTCTCATTTGTATCGCTTTAATTTTTAGATGAGTGGATTAAATTTGACGATGATAAAGTCAGCGTCGTGGCGCCTGAAGATATTCTGAAACTGTCTGGCGGTGGTGACTGGCACATAGCCTATGTTCTACTGTACGGGCCTCGTAGACTAGAAGTCATTGAAGATGAAGCCCCACAGTGATGTTGTAGTTGAATGCAACTACCTTCATTTTCCTTATCCTGCATGGCTGTTACTGTTGTGCAATGCCTTCACTTTCTGTGGCTTACCTTAATTGGAAATAAGACTGCAAAGGGAAGGTGTTGTCTTAACTGTGATCCTGGTATTGCTTAACATCACCTACCAAATCTTTTGAAACAAATCAGGTATTAGTTGAAGAAGACCTGTGGATTTGATCTGTTCTTAATTCTGACACTTCTTCATGTGGAATAATAAAAAAAAGTGATCCATAATCTTGGGTTCTTCCTCTTGTTTCTAGTTTTCAGTCAAAAGTGGTTACTGatgtgtacaccgatcagccgaaaCGTTATGAcccgatgaaccaaaacattatgaccacatgcctaatatgctgttggtcctctgtgtgcagccattatgcaccccatatgcagcagggtgcgatgcactgtgtattgtgtgacacattcctcccgtgaccaccattaaaactttctgtgacttgtgccacagtgaaccttctgtcagttcggaccagacgggatagcctttgttgcccttgtgcatcgatgagccttgggccccAGCAGCCGgttgccagtttgtggtttgtccctcctcggaccactgtcagtaggtactcaccactgctgaccgggagcaccctacaggccttgccatttcagagatgctctgacccagtcgtctggccataataatttggcccttgtcaaagtaacacaggtctttactcctgcccatttctcctgcatccaacacatcaacgtcaagaactgactgttcacttgctgcctaatatatcccaccccttgacaggtgctattgtaacaagataatcaatgttattcacttcgcctgttagtggtcataatgttttggtatgTGTGTGTGAAGCTGCATAGGGAAAAGAAAGAATTAATATTCAATTGATTTGGGTTTCTTCAATGTATATTTCAGATTAAAACTACAATGTAAAGTTTGCATTATAAATTTTACATTGTAAATAAGCCTAATTCTAAAAAGTTCTAGTGTTTCTTACCATTGTACTACTATTCCAACCTAAACCAGGTTACCAAAATCACATTTTGTTTTCCACAGTGCTTTTTTCTAAAGATTAAAGTGTGGCTTTTTGAACTTTGTGAAGAAAATTACAGATTTGATGCCTCAATAGAAAATATGATTTGGTGACATTGCAGAGGCTCATCTTTTCTAATGAGATGATGGTTCAAAACATGGTTAGAATCAATGAAGCGTCAAATACCATCCACTTTGAAAAGCCATGCAATGGCACCATCAAAATTGTCAGAGGGTGGATCAGCATTAATGAAGGTCAGCTAATTTGCCCTTCCCATCTCCCTTCATTTACTGAACAGTTGGTTGCCCTTTCATTCTTCCTCAAAGTACAGATGTGCTCTGACAATGAAAGGGGATGCAAGTGATTTCCAAATGAAAAGAATCATGGCAGCTGCCTAGGTAGTGGACACAAACTTGCATGATATCCTTCTGATCTTAGACATTAATGCAATAATCAAGTAGAAGCCCTGCAAATCATGGCGGCATCAGGCTCATCTCTAGGTATCAATGTGGCTCAATACTCTGCAGACGACTGAAATCTTAAATAATAAAGTGCTAGAAATCTTCAGCCgaccaggcagcatttatggaaaaAAGTTAACATTTTTACTTTGGCTAAGGAAATAAAAATGTTAACTCGGGACTCTTAGTATGTATTCTTGGAACCGTTTTTCGCCATTTCCATTTCTCCATAGAGAAATCCAGGTGTGCTTCAAAACTGCAATGCTACTACCAGTTGCAGCATGATGGAAGtgaagttcataagtaataggagcagaattaggccattcgacccatcaaatctacgccgccattccatcatggctgattaatctctccctcctaaccccattctccttccttctccccctgacccgacaccattactaatcaaagcTGGAGGCAAAGAAATGAAAAGCGACAATGTTTTTGACTCAACCACAATATGACTCCAATATATTTCTGGTCACCTTAACGAGGTAACTTAGACCTGGAGAACGGCAGATTATTTTACAATATTCTTCTAGCTTATGTTTTTAGGTTTGTACCTTTTTCAAAAAAATATTACTGGTATTCCTTAAGCCATATGAAAGTTCTCAGGTACTACAATATATTTTTCAGCTGCAGAATCGCATTAAAAGTGATCGTTAATTGTAAAACCTAACAAAACATTGGcagaaatttaaattattttagatgatcatccagGTCCCTAGAGAAATG
This window contains:
- the usp14 gene encoding ubiquitin carboxyl-terminal hydrolase 14, which encodes MPVYTVNVKWGKEKFDGLELNTDDPPVVFKAQLFALSGVQPERQKVMIKGGTLKDDDWGSIKIKSGMTLLMMGSAEALPEEPLVRPTFMEDMTEEQLASAMDLPCGLTNLGNTCYMNATVQCLRSVPELRDTLKKYKGALRASAPMTPPQYITAAFRDLFESMDKTSSSIPPIILLQFLHMAFPQFAEKGDQGQYLQQDANECWVQIMRLLQQKLDPLESEAPMETNAEGATAATPKKNLIDQFFGIEYETTMKCTETEDEDVTKGKETQLQLSCFINQEVKYLFTGLKLRLQEEITKHSPTLQRNALYIKSSKICRLPAYLTVQMVRFFYKEKESVNAKVLKDVKFPLMLDVYELCVPSLQENMVPHRLKFKEEEDRKVDMQTKTDTKNGSGEPKDIKYEPFYFPDDLGSNNSGYYDLMAVLTHQGRSSSSGHYVAWVRRKSDEWIKFDDDKVSVVAPEDILKLSGGGDWHIAYVLLYGPRRLEVIEDEAPQ